CAACGCATGACTTGAGTCGGAGGGAATGCCATGGAACGTTTGAACGCGCTCATCGATTCCGTCAACGCCTTCGCTTGGGGTCCGCCGATGCTGGGAATGCTCGGCGTGACGGGGGTGCTCCTGACCCTCGGGCTCGTGTTCATGCCGTGGCGCAAGGTCGGCTACGGCTTCCGGCTGCTCTTCGACAAGAGCGGCGCCGCGGGCGAGGGCGAGGTCAAACCCTTCAACGCGCTGATGACGGCCCTTTCGGCCACGGTGGGCACCGGCAACATAGCCGGCGTGGCCACGGCCATCGCGCTGGGCGGTCCGGGCGCGATCTTCTACATGTGGCTCATCGCCCTGTTCGGCATGGCCACCAAGTACGCCGAGGCCGTTTGCGCGGTCACCTACCGCGAGGTGGACGGGAAGGGCATGCACGTGGGCGGGCCCATGTACTACCTGCGCAACGGCGTGGGCGCGTTCGCCCCCGAGCTGGGCAAGTGGCTGGGCCTTCTGTTCGCCGTCTTCGGCGCGGTGGCCGCCTTCGGCATCGGCAACGCCGTGCAGGTCAACTCCATGGCCACGGCGCTGGCCGACAGCTTCGGTGTCCCCACCTGGATCACCGGCGTGATCGTGGCGGTGCTGGTGGGCGTGGTGGTCATCGGCGGCATCCAGCGCATCGGCGAAGTCGCCGGCAAGCTGGTGCCGGCCATGATCGTGCTCTACATCGGCGCCGCGCTCCTGGTCATCATCATCAACATCACCGCGGTGCCGGCGGCCATCGCGCTGATCTTCACCCACGCCTTCACTCCGGCAGCGGCAGCCGGGGGTTTCGCCGGGGCGGCCGTGGCAGCGGCGGTCCGTTTCGGGGTGGCGCGCGGCGTGTTCTCCAACGAATCCGGCCTGGGCTCCGCGGCCATCGCCCACGCGGCGGCGCAGACCAACAGCCCGGTGCGCCAGGGCATCATCGCCATGCTCGGGACCTTCATCGACACCCTCGTCGTTTGCACCATGACCGCCCTGGTGATCCTGACGTCCGGGGCCTGGACCCTGACGGGCGCGGACGGCGGCGGCCTCACCGGCGTGGTGCTGACCTCCGCGAGCTTCGAAAGCGCCGTGCCCGGCGGAAGCTACATCGTCACCGTGGCATTGGCGGTCTTCGCCTTCACCACCATCCTCGGGTGGTCCTACTACGGCGAACGCTGCTGGCAGTTCCTGTTCAGCGAAAACAGCCTGTTGGTCTACCGCGGACTGTGGGTGCTGGCGGCACTGACGTTCGCCAACGTGAAGGTAGGGTTCGTGTGGAACCTGTCGGACACCCTCAACGGCCTGATGGCGGTGCCCAACCTCATCGGCCTGTTGCTGCTGGCACCGATGGTGTTCAAGGTCACCCGGGAGTACTTCGACAAGGCGGCATAGATAGACGGGGTGCGCTTGGCGCACCCCGTAACTCCACTCCTCGGACGGACGCCCGACCTCAGAAGCCGATGCGGAGGCCGGCGCGGAAGACGTGGTTCCGCAGTTCCGATTTGACCGTGGAACCGTCGTCCCACTTGAATTTGGGATCCCCGGTACCCATGTACCGGTAACCCAAGTGCAGGACCATGGAATCCAGCAGTCGGTACCCCAACCCCAAACCGAACTGGTAGGCGAGCACCCAGTCTCCGTCGCCGACGCCGAATTCATTGAGCGCGCGGGAGGCGGTGGGAGAAAGACCAGGGATGGTCGGCAACTCCAACTCCACCGGCAGATCGATGTCATAGCGGACGTACTTCACGCCGAAGCCGCCGCCGACATACGGCGCCAGGCCCACACCCAGGTCGAGGTCGTACCAGGCATTGGCCATGAAGCCCACGGTGGTTTGGTTGCCCTTCACGTTGTCGTCGATAAGCTTGCGAACCCGGTCTTCCAGGTCCCCCAAGCCCCCGAGGTCGAGCCGGTCGTAGTCGAGGCCGTCCACGTCCGTGCGCCGCCAAGTCGCCTCGCCCTCAAGACGCAGCCCTTGCCAGCCCAGGCCCACGGCCAGGCTGTAACCGAGACCGGAATCGAAGTCGATGTCACCCCGGCCGACCTCCGTGTTGGAGTCCGAGGTCGAACCACGCGCCAACCCGACATCCGCCGCCAAGTAGAGTCCACTCTGCGCCGCGGCAGTGGAAGCCAGCAACGGGATCAGGCCTGCCAGCACGAGAGCGTAGAGCACGTTTCCGAGGCCCGCGGGGTGAGGCTGCTTAGGCATGGACGACTCCTTTCTTCGGTCCTGATCTTGTACCACACCGGCGCGCGGGGGTCTCCCGGAACCCGTTGGCCGTCCCTGCATCGCCCGCGGCCCGAACCGGTCGGGCGCAGCACTCCACACAGGACAGTCGCCGTCCGGCCTGGTCACTCTCCTCCGGGCTTGAACACCTCGGTGGCGTCGAGCCTGCGCTGGAACTCCAGGTACTCCTGTCGGGTCATGCGCGGCCTGTTTTCCTTGAGGACGCGGCGCGCCGCCCCAGCGTCGTCGTGCAGCAGGTCGATGGCGGTCATGGCCAACAGCTTGGCCGACTTCACGTACACCGAGTCCTTGTCCACCAGCAGGTAGTTGTTGGTGTGGCCGCCCCCGGAGGCGCCGGCGACGTAGGGATGCACGGCCGGCATGATGTGCGCGACGTCGCCGAAGTCGGTGCTGCTGGTGCGGTGCTCGGTGGTGCGCTTGAAGCCGCCGGGACCGAAGAGCCGCGCGGCGTTGTCGCCCCAGAGCCGGGCCATGGTCTCGTCGTTGGTCTGGGGCAGATAGCCCGGCACCGTCACGATCTCCACCGACGCGCCCACGGCCATGGCCGCGCCCCGGAGCGCGTTGTCCACCTTGCGGTTGGCGTCGACGATGCCTTCGATGGTCTTGCCGCGGATGAAGGTCTCGATCTTCACCTCCGCCGGCACCGCGCTCACGGCCTCGCCGCCCTTGGTGATGATCGGGTGGATGCGGATGGTGTCGTCGTCGTAGAAGGTCTCGCGC
The sequence above is drawn from the Deltaproteobacteria bacterium genome and encodes:
- a CDS encoding sodium:alanine symporter family protein; this encodes MERLNALIDSVNAFAWGPPMLGMLGVTGVLLTLGLVFMPWRKVGYGFRLLFDKSGAAGEGEVKPFNALMTALSATVGTGNIAGVATAIALGGPGAIFYMWLIALFGMATKYAEAVCAVTYREVDGKGMHVGGPMYYLRNGVGAFAPELGKWLGLLFAVFGAVAAFGIGNAVQVNSMATALADSFGVPTWITGVIVAVLVGVVVIGGIQRIGEVAGKLVPAMIVLYIGAALLVIIINITAVPAAIALIFTHAFTPAAAAGGFAGAAVAAAVRFGVARGVFSNESGLGSAAIAHAAAQTNSPVRQGIIAMLGTFIDTLVVCTMTALVILTSGAWTLTGADGGGLTGVVLTSASFESAVPGGSYIVTVALAVFAFTTILGWSYYGERCWQFLFSENSLLVYRGLWVLAALTFANVKVGFVWNLSDTLNGLMAVPNLIGLLLLAPMVFKVTREYFDKAA
- a CDS encoding outer membrane beta-barrel protein, encoding MPKQPHPAGLGNVLYALVLAGLIPLLASTAAAQSGLYLAADVGLARGSTSDSNTEVGRGDIDFDSGLGYSLAVGLGWQGLRLEGEATWRRTDVDGLDYDRLDLGGLGDLEDRVRKLIDDNVKGNQTTVGFMANAWYDLDLGVGLAPYVGGGFGVKYVRYDIDLPVELELPTIPGLSPTASRALNEFGVGDGDWVLAYQFGLGLGYRLLDSMVLHLGYRYMGTGDPKFKWDDGSTVKSELRNHVFRAGLRIGF